Below is a window of Rhea pennata isolate bPtePen1 chromosome 2, bPtePen1.pri, whole genome shotgun sequence DNA.
TATCTAAGATGTGACTGTTTCTTCAGTTTGCTAGCTGCCTCATATTTACATCAGtaacacacattttattttaaatgtgataaCTTTGATAATATATAGGTGCTTAAGACAGGTAGGAATCTCAATATTGAGTTCAGTCATGGAGAGTTAAAAGGGTTGCGTATGTTTTTACATAAACttaggaaaagacaaaaaaggaagtCTTTCTTCCCGTTAGCCTGATGTTGATCATTGCAGTCATATGTGtgggaggggtgtgtgtgtgttggagAAACTCTGAAACTTCGACTGTGTCCGCCTTTCTCCCATCCTTCCCTGCCCCCATCCCTAGCTTTGTGTGCTTATAGAACTGATAATTCTGGAAAATACAACAGTTTTGCTTTATTGGTTTACTGATCTGATTAAGCTGCATGATTATTAGTATCTCTGATGTGTTTTATCTAACAAAAAAGATTTAGTCCTAATCTGTGTCTGTCTTAGAAGACTGTATGTGTGTTTAATATTGAAGGAAAGCAAGAGCTCTtacttcagtttttgttttttgttgttttagacACGTTATGGGGAAATGCCTGACCCTAAATTCATGTATGGGAGCCACTATTCATCTCCGggttatgttttgttttatcttgtTAGAGTTGGTAAGATACTTGTTGCATGCTATCTGAACAGATGGCTATCTCCAGGAGTGCATAAGGTTTATGCAAGctgatggggtttttttatatatttcttcctAGCACCAGAGTACATGCTCTGTCTGCAGAATGGAAAATTTGATCATGCCGACAGAATGTTCAACAggtttgtttatattttgccTATAACTAGATTGTTCTTTCCCTTattaaagtttttgttttgaaatatgcGTCGAGGAGGTGTAaagtcttaaaataatttttaactaaTGTGTGACTGCTATGTGTTATCCAGTCTTgcagaaacatggaaaaactgTTTGGATGGTGCAACAGATTTCAAAGAGGTAAATGACCAGAACATGATTCAAGTAATTCTTGGTGTCCGTGctgagctttctcttttcagatgtCTCCTgtggatgttttttctttatttccattggctgaattttatgaaatttacatggttttgcatttcttccttctctgtaatTGCATGATTTCTTGTCTATCTTTGCTTTCCATCTTTTTGTTTAACAGGAATGTCATTGTGAATGTGTTATTGGAATAAATGGGAATTACCAGAATAGATTAAGGGGGAAAATGTCAATTTTATGTATCAAGTTCACATCCTGGAATCTCTTTAGGATTTGGCTACATTATAACAATACATCTAGAGAGGTAAAGATACAGGATTTCTATCTTCATCTTTCAGGTACTTCTAGAACACATTGAGAAGGATTAACTGTCTTATAGTGGTGCTATTATCATTCTTTTTGATAAAGGAGtttattgtgtgtgtgtttttaatactATAATGAAGTTCTTAGTGGTGGAATTAGGAGTAGGTAACTATGGTGGTCTTAAACAACTGACTTAACCTGTGAGGCTTTTGTCACAGTTCTACTTATTTGTATAAGTATTGTTCTATAGTTCTGGCTTGAGTTTTACTCGAtccttaaaaatgagaaagtagCTATGCAATCACAGTTCAGATGAGTTTAGGTATTGTGGATTCATTTATCATATCTTACATTTTTAGAAGTATTCATGCTATTCAACTATAGACACTGAATTTACCTCACTGAATTGTCGTGTTAGTATTCAAGAAGTCCAGTAGTAGTTGTAAGGGTAATGAGAGGAAGTTTCCAATACCCCTCTTTGCTGACAAgggagaaagcctggagaagTTAGATTAGGCCATAAAGTTGGCTAGTGTGAACATTCATCCCTTTCACTTTTTACTGACTGTATGGTACTTAAAACGATCAAAGCCAAcctaatctcattttttttccccctcttttcaGCTGATTCcagaattttatgaaaatgattCTAGTTTTCTAGTGAACAGTTTGAAATTGGACTTGGGAAAAAGACAGGGTGGAAAAACTGTTGAAGATGTAGAGCTTCCCCCGTGGGCATCAGGTGACAGCATTTCTTTATACAAATAGCTTGACTATCCTCACTGTTGCGTTCCTAGAtgattcttctctttcctcagaatgctcattctgttttcttttaaagaatttttaactCTTAAACATTGACATCATTAATAGTTGCATTTTACTTTCATAAGAAATCGAAGGCTCTCGGGTGTGGTgtgacatttttgttcattCGTTTTGAGTAGAAAGAGAGATGGATGCCAGTACTGAAAAGggaatatctttttcttttctcttgccaGGTCCTGATGACTTTCTTCAGAAGAGCCGAGAGGCTTTAGAAAGTCAGTATGTATCAGAACATCTCCATGAATGGATCGACATAATATTTGGTTACAAGCAGAAAGGAAGCGAAGCAATTGCAGCTCACAATGGTAAATACATGCTTTAAAGTACAACTTCTTTCCTCAGCATTGTCACTGTTCATTCACACGGCTCAGTGTAACAATATAACATTGAAGCAGGAGTTTCCTAATTACAAATGAGAGTCTGTAAGAGTCTGTAGGAGTTTGCAGGAGTCTCCATGTATGTATGCATTTCACGCCTCTACACTATAATTGCAGTGTaagaatttcaatttttttttctcctgagagaATGAGCAAGGAATATAATAGGCTACCACTTCTTAAGATTGAGAATGGAGGACAAAGTATGCAGATGGCTGGGTCTGCTCTGTGCTGAAGCTTCTTTTTATCCTACGTATGACAAGTTTCATTGTAGTCTAGCTCTGAGCATGTATGTAGCTGTTGTAAATGCTTACAAAAGAGGATGTCACCCTGTGATTGCTATTTCAATGTGTTGTATTTCTCTTGACCTAATGAAAATAGCAATGTTGAATTTATTCAGTAGTCTGATACTTAGCTTCAATATCTTTACTCTCTTATGAGGAATTGTCCCCTTTCTAAAGAAAGGTTAGCAGATCAGATCTAAAGGGTGAAGGCATTTTATTTGTTCTAGAAGGTCCTGATCCTTTTAAAGGCTATAAGCAACAAATGATGTAAGATAGTGATTGGAAAGCAAAGCTTATGTTTAGCAAGACAgaataagctttttaaaaaaacacactacTTTAAACAGCTGGGAGTGAGGGAATAAGCAACTCTTTATTTTGGTAgtcattaatttaaatttttaaggTGTGATAGCATGATGCTTTCTTTAATGCTCCCTCACATGTCTTCTAAGTTATGATTGGCTATATTCTAGGTGTGCAGGAATTGGTTACAATATGATTGGCTGTTGTAAGTGTCAGTCAGAATGTGGCAGAGACTTATAAGGCAAGTTGGCATTGAATTATGGtgtctatattttattttgtgaagtgAGAATACTTAAGCCCATTAGGTTTCTTGTACTGAAAtgtactgaattttttttttttttttttttttttttttttttttagcgtAATGGCCTGCATCTGAATAGAGGAGAGGGGCAGAAGGgatctttttaattaaataaaatgaaaaagtgactGGATAGATCTTTATGAACACTTTCTCTACCTTTTGTTACCTGTCCAGAGAATAAGACACTGAGATTTGACACTCACACACACAGTATCAATCTGTCTTTTGATAAAGCCTGACAGAGATCTGATTATGCAACTATACTTTATGTATAATAAGGCTTAAATAAGCTATTCATCCTTTATGAGTGGCTTGTTTCTTTTATGAGTGGCTTATAAGGACTGACTTATTCCAAAGCTTTCACTAGGTCTTTTAGAAATCATGAACTTTCCTTCAAGTAAGAAGTCCAATTAAAACACAAGATCTCAAATTATCTTGCCTGCTGAAAGGACTTAGCTGCTTAAGCATAACCTAGTTGagtaaaaatacagcatgttTACAGTAGGTGTGTAAACCTTTGTacaaatgaatttatttatttttttttccagtgtttcacCCATTAACTTACGAAGGAGGAGTGGATTTGGACaggtaattaaaaacaaatcagaatattttggtTAAAGTAGTCAGCTAAATTTGTCAGTATTTCTCCAAGTTCCACAATACGAATTGTGtaaatgttgcattttataTGCAATGATATGCTATCAACCAGTATCAGGTTGTCAGTTTTAACACTTTGAAAGACTGTTACTTGAGCACTTCTTCAGtctgatttcagtgaaattgtttcattattattttttaattgaagagCATACTGTCACTGTACATAAAATTATGGAGCTGTCATATGAACCCCTGTCACATCTGTGAcaaatcagtttattttcaatGGCACTGTAGTGCTCTAGTAATTGCATATGCAGACCTatactttcaggaaaatattgtttaattaaatgattaaatgtggtttttgtttgtttgttttttttttttcttatcctgCTTGCCCCTCTCCCCTTTAAGTATTATGGACCCCAATGAAAAAGTAGCTCTGCTGACCCAAATCTTGGAGTTTGGACAGACACCAAAACAGCTGTTCACAATTCCTCATCCCCAAAGGATACTACCTAAATTGTTTAAAAGCTTGTCTGGAGCATCTAGTCACAATGTTTCCATAGTTGAATCTCCAGGTAAATGTATAACAAGTAAACAGATAATACAACTGATACGGTGTTTTGAGAAGTTCTGTGTCTTTTTCCCATGAGATCTCATTATGTAACTCTCTTGGCCACTTTCCATATAAGCCAGTTCAAATTAAATGCATGAACcaactgttaaagaaaaaactgGCAAGGCTAGTTTTAAATTTGGGGgggaaaaattgcattttttccttataagaCTGCTCCAACAGTCTTCACTGGGGTTGTTCAGCCTCTATTTTTGAAGTTGTGGGAGGGCATCTTTCCCTGGCATTTCTTGCCACTTCAGAGTCAAGCTGATGTGACAGCAGCTTGAATGCCTTTCTCTGCAACTACTccaaaaaattttaaactttttttttaaaacttttttcagtttttgaacaGAGATGTCTTTAGGCCTGTCAATTGGCCTAGTCTAAATGAAccctaagaaaataatttaagcaTCTGGAtatgaatgcttttttcttttctgtgacttCTGAATTAAAATCTAAGAAGTCACTTTACTTTCAATTTGTAGTGTAGGGACAGTGTTGATTGAATAGCTGCTTCTAAAACAAGAAGCAGATGTTAAATGCCCTTTTAGATATGTATGACAGTTCTTGtgttgactttttctttttttctcaaatgaagATGCTGTGGTCCTTATCATATGAATAGTAACTTACTCTAAACTGAACTGAAGCTTCAGTGCAGGTATCATATGGAAAGATGATTTCTCCCTTACTCCCAGCTGACTGTCCTCAATTCACTTACCTTTTGATAGCATTTGACTTTCAAGTAGAGAAGTGAAGGTGGGCGCTATTTAGCATGCCAGCCTGTAGCACCCAAATGGTATGTCTGGCTTTGAAAGTTGTATTTAATGTTAAGAATGTTAATACATTAGTACACTGTAGTAGTCGTACACTGCCCATTAAGTCGTTAATTTACAGATCAGCAGTTTCTGTTgagatttacatttttatagcaGTTGAAATATAATTGGCTCAGTTAATTTCATTTCCTCCATATCtcttaaactttaaaatactgtagtGAAACAAAGTTGTGACAGTCTTAACAAGATAATAGACTAATAAAATATACTAATAAAAGCATGTGCTGTTAGCAGTAGGTGGCTTTCCTGTTACTTCTCTATTCAGAAAGCTTTTGACATCTCTAGGGAATAGAAAGAAAGTGTCCctgcagaaaagtatttttccattttggaagTGTGTTCTGTGAAGTGTTCAGTTTAAAAACCCTAGTTTCCAgggaaaaatcatgtttttgatTGTGTAAGCCTATGTATTCAGTAAGAGATTTGGAAAAAAGACAATAATAAGATGACTAAATATAGTAACCAAGAGCCTGAAAGGAGTCTTTTCCTGAAGTTCTGCATGACTATTTCTGAACTTTTAGACTCATACCTGCAACATCCACGATctcattatttgaaattaatcttttcattttctatttctgatgaAACTTTATTGTGGCATTTTATTGTAGTTTCTGCAAATGAAGAATCATTTGAAGACTTAACAGAAGAAAGCATAACACTTGCTTGGAACAATATTGCCAAACTAAAATTACATGAGCAATATAAAATTCACAAAGagtaagtattattttttttttcttttgtggtgTATTGTTAACAGTAAAAATTGTTCCATTTAATTTGGTGAGGATTGGGGAGGGAGATATGCATGGTGGGGGGGAAATTTGCTTGCCAGTCTGAATGgtaagtacttttttttttttttttttttttttttgtgagactGCTTGGTTGATGTGGTTATCCAAAATGAGTTTGAGGGATTATCAGTCCAGAAGAGGTATTTATCTGCTTAGTTTTAGTTCTTATACAGGTCTAGAGCTAGTTCATTAACATTTGAGTACCTAAAGCAGATACTGATTACTGTTCTCTAGAACTGTTGTAGCAGCGGCTGAACAAAGATACAGAGATAGATACAGACATATTCTTAAACTTCAGGAATCACAtaacttccccctcccccattctttttcatttgaaaacttaAGACACTTAAAGTTCAACTTCTGCATACCTAGAGCTTTTCCTGTATGAGCAGTTTGTCAGTCTCCAGCTATAGGTTTTCTGGGAATCCACATGCTCAACTACTGTTCTGATGGATTCCCAGGGTGTCTTGAACCAGCAGAGGCATTTCCAggagaactttaaaaaatacatagtaaTGGACAACAGCAGCCCCTTCTTAGAGAGCAGGTTCCCCTTTTGACCCTGTCCCTTGTCCTGTTGGCTGGGGTAGTTGTAGGATCTCTTGCTACCTTGGGTGCAAGTGCCTTCTTGGTGTCTGTAAGCTAATCTAGAGAGGAGACATTCTCTTCCTCTAGTCCAGAAAAGGCAATATTTGTGGTGAGAAAGGGCCCCTGTTACCTGGTTGGTAGGGTTAGGGAAATCCTGATCACATGGGGAGACTTGGATTTCATCTCGTTTCGTTTTGTTTTGtccaaagcagaataaaacAGAGGTAGTAGTAGTTTTGGGTAATGTTTCAGCCATACATAGTGCTTTATAGTTCCTAATGACTCACCTCCTGCTCTAAGCTTGTTGATGAGTACATTCTTGGAGTATAAAGACTGACAGTGCCAAACTCGAATCAGAATTTGGAGATCTCTTCTGCTTGACTTTTGTGATATTCAGTATCTGCTTGGAGGCAGATTTCTGACTCTTCCTGCGGTTTATCCCAAACTGGGAAGATTGCACGTGATTTTATTTATCCTTTGATGTCCTTTCTGATGAGAATGAAATTCTGGCAGAATGATACGGGGAGCTTGTATTCGTATTTCACATACTGTGCCAAGACGTATTTTTTGTCTCCATGCGTATAACAAGCTGCTATATAGTGCTCTTAATCTCTTGAATGTCTAACTCTCACAGAGGTCAAATAACAAATTTAGTCTATCATAAATTGTCAATTTACATTATGGTTGTTAAATTTCAAACCTTATAAAATCACCTATAAGCTTACTTATGTTAAACAGGGCAATAACTGGAATAGCAGTGACTTGCAATGGGTCTTCTGTTTTCACTACATCCCAAGGTGAGTATTATTGCAGAAGCATTTACTAGATCCTGCAGTGCAAATGCTTCAGTAAAAGGTTATGATGCCTAATaatgttttgtggaaaaaaaaaaacataacgCTTACAAAAGTAGTTGAGATTGAATCCCTGAGTATCTTCACTGAGAGCAAAATTAAGGCAGTCTTAAATGGGATTTTTGAAGAATGATTCAGGTCTCTTTTTTTGCATACCTGTGAAAGGGGTGGCCTTAGTCTTCTACCAAATGCAAGGCTTATCTTTGCTTCATACTCAGTTCCTTCTTACTGTTTGGGAGAGACAGTTTTCCATATTCGCATATAAAGGCTCCTTCTGCCTGACTCTTGGATTATCAGCTTTGCAAGTCACCTGTTCTGTGTGTTTAACTTAGTTGGTTCCTGTGTCCTGTGAGTAAATTTAGTTTTTTAGTGTGtgtacttatttattttagatcGCTCTGAATTGAGGATTTCAGTACCATCTAAATCTATAGCTGGGAAGGTGGCAGTTTCTCCCTTTTGATACCAGAGTTAATTTTTTGAATTTAGTGGGCCTGGGAGTCCATGTGTAGCTGATGTAAGGCAGACTAGTTCCAGGTCTGACTTGCAAGTTTTAAGAGTTTCACGAGGATTATGAGAAACCCTTTCCTGGTTATTATAGTTAGATATTTGAATACTTAAACTGGAGCAAAGTTACTAGCTTCTATAATGTAAAACAATCCtttatcttttgtttattttgtccATTATTCTTAGATTCAACTTTGAAGATGTTTTCCAGAGAATCAAAAACACTCCAGAGAAGTGTGTCCTTTTCAAACATGGTAAGTcactgtcaaaataaaaatgagatcaTTAGGAGTCTTCTGAATGCTACCCACATAAGCAGGCTCTTAGCATGCATTGAtgcctcttttttcttctcttgcctatTTAGTTTTCTGTGTGAATAATTTACCAGAGTGAATTGAGACTGTCATGCCACTAGTGAGATAGAGCCCTTTCTGTGGATACAGAAAGGGATCATTAAGTGGctgcatttttacttctgtgCTAGCTCTATTCTGAATTGCCCTGTTATCCAGGGAATGTCCTATAGTAGACAAAAATGGTCTGAAATGTGCAGAGGGGCCTTCCTAAACAACCTTGAACAGTCATTAGGCCCAGtattacaaaactgaaataccCCTCAGGTGCTCAgccccagcactgccctgctGGTCCCAAGTTTTTGAAGGCTGCAAGTCAATCAGTAGGGAAAGACCAAGCAACTTTGgaacaacatttttcttctgcttctaaACTAGAACTTGGAAAGgtattctatattttattttctgtgtctgAACCTGTGTGTTAAAGGACCAGAACTGTCTTGTTCTGACACTTTTATGGAGGCAATATCCTAGGATTCAtcagcctctctctctgccctcaTCTCCAGGAAAGGGAAATGGCAGATGTTGCCCAGCTAGAAGCCATAGGCTGCCATAGCATGTTCCCAAGTAAGTTGCAGGAACAAGACTCTAGGCAGGCCATGGCACACATGCTAGTAGGTGAATGTAGATACAGCAATCCTAATGCTTTAGCCAAGGCAAAGTTAGGAATTTCACTTCCTGACCCTGTAAAGAAGGAACCTTGTCTCTGAACCCTAAGCCAAAAGTCTTTCTTACTCATAAGCCTTGtatgcttctgctttttctagTTTTAGTGTTGATCTGTTCCAGCAATGCTGGAAGCACTAGTCTCTTTATTCTCCAACtgcttactattttttttaaacagacttaAAACATAAGCAGTAATGATACCAGTAGAAGCATTGGGCTGATTTTTCCCTTGATGCCTCCAGTGATGGTAATGTAACGGTGCAGTTATCTGTAAATAATACTTCTTCTTGAGGAGGATGGAAATTATCTAATTACATTCGTTTAAAAGAGCTGAGCTGTTATGGAGCACAAACATCAGAGGAAACTTAGTTAGCTGTTTACCCTAGAATTGACAATAACTGGCAAGATAGAGAAGTGACCAGTTTCTTCTGAGTGAGGAATAACACACCATATCCTTTTCTaccagtttttttttaaacaggagaTCCATCATAGTTCTGCATGCATTTCTGAACATCAGTGTTAACTTTGTACTTCTAaggatttaatatttttgctttacagCATGTTCAGTATCCAACCTATCAGGTTTTTCTTAAGTAATGTTTGTATGACACCAGTATGTTAGTGTAAAAGATTAAATTCTTCTTGTTCTCCAAAAGCATGTTAATGTACTTTTAGTTGATTTGGGGTTAGAAATTGAACcctactttcttttcctttttcttacagGCTTTGTCATCTTGTTTAATCTTACCAGGAGATACCACTGTTATATGTTCTTCATGGGACAATCATATGTGCGTATTTACATCCTACTGACTTTACTGAATTACATTGAGTGGCTTGGTAATTATGTTAAGGTTTTAGATAATGGGACAGAAGTTCACTGTTTATAAGCAGTGACTATAGTAATATATTCCTGTTTAGAAATTGTAGAAGTagagttattttaatttagagtGAACTGTTTAAGTTTTCTGAAGAAGTAATACTTTTATAATGCTCttgttagatatttttattcGGTTGCATTTGGAAGACAGCAAGACATCTTAATGGGACATGATGATGCAGTCAGTAAGGTCTGTTGGCGTGATGAGCGCTTATATTCTGCGTCTTGGGATTCCACTGTGAAGGTTTGTACGTCAGCTACTTCAATAACCAGCACTTCAATATTCAGccagacaaatattttgaagtggATGTACCTGCTGTATTAGAAGCAAATAAGCTagtatttcaataaatataATCTTCGTTAGCTTTATATCAACTCTTTTCCAAAGCTGAAGtgctatttaaagaaatttcattCACTCTAACTTACTCCAAATATGCTTTCTTTGGGCAAACTGTTTAAAGTTCAAGTTTAATAGTTTTGTAGCTTATGCTGTTCAGTTAGGCAGACTAGGAACTTCTTAAGCAAAAGAGAtggaaaggcaggaaagaagAGCCAGAAACCTTTTGTGTATGGCTTTTGGTAAGTATGCATTCAGTGCAGTGGTATATACTTGTTCAGGTAGGCTTCTATAATCCATCTAGTATCAGTGTAGTCATGGTTAATGTGTTGCTCTGCTTAGGCTAAATGAGCTCAGATATCATTCATTATTGCTGTGTTGTGCTGTATAAACTTACACATATTTACACAAGCAGACTTTCTTGTAATGTGGGAATTCAGGAACTTACCAAAGAATTATCCGGATACATGCTGAGCAAATGTAAATGTTTGTATTGTAGGTGTGGCATTGTGTTCCTGGAGAGACCCTGAGCAATAAAAAACACCACTTTGAACTATTTGCAGAGTTAGAACATGATGTTAGTGTAAGTATGCAGATACAGATATAAAATCTCAAAATCTAGTTTTTAATTGCTCATTAAAATTAAAGTCAAGTCAGGATATGAGAATGTTGGAActagaagaggaaagaagaggctGAAGGTATAGTGAAAACTAACTCCAGTATCCTCTGCTTCCTTGGTTTAAATGTCCATTCTTGGACTGAAGCAGTAGTGTTAAACAGGGAggtttttaatttgtctttctCAGCTTGTACAAAGTTCCTGTTAGTCTGCGTGTGTGCACGCATATGTGCATGTTTCCTCCCCCACTTCCAGAAAACAGACTAGTGTTGaagcatttccatttctctggCTTCATAAAGTATTTCAGCCGTAGGCAAGCAGATGAAAACGGTTAATTGGAGTGGTTTACTATGCTAAAAAGAATCAGCAAGTTCAActgtaaatatataaacacattCTGTGCAGCTAATTACACTTAAACCTAAACCCATAACTGCACACTTGTAACATCTAATGTTACTCTATAGGAGTATttagaattatattttaaaactttaaaatttttaatttaatggtCAAATATTGAAAATAGCTGATAGCATTTAAGAATTGGACCAGAGAATCAGAAACAAATgatgcctatttttttttaacttttaaagataaaattcttCTTTACTCTTAAATTCTTAGTTTGAGTAttaaaaatagtctgaaaaatcagtttatatCTCCAgttctgtaaataaatattaaaatatcaagaGGATTTTTTAGGTAGTTTAAGGGTTGTGTTTCATTAATGAATgatgcagaaataaatgcaaaagccttttgtaaataaaatgggAGTCTTATGGATGATGGGCTTGCTTTGTGCATGTTTAAAACCTATCTTAAGATGACTCACATGAAAGAAGAATAGCAAAAGAGTAGGAGAATAACGAGATGTTTAACTTCCTAGGTAAATACAATCGACCTAAATGCTGCAAATACTATACTAGCATCTGGAACCAAAGAAGGTACCATTAGTATTTGGGATGTTACAACAGCAACAGTGTTACACCAGTTGCCATGTCATTCTGGGACTGTGTTCGATGCTGCTTTTAGTCCTGGTATGTAGGATTTCTGTATCTAATACAAACTGTAGGAAATTGTGAAGGGAATCTTACTGCCACTTTCAGTTAGTATACTCCTAacttattaattattaatataatgAAAATGGTCAAATATGTTGGTTTTGACACAGCTCTCCACTAATTTGTTATGGTACAAAAGGCTGTACTAGACTCTAGACTTACGTTTAGCATTGCTTTCTTGAAGACTTATTTATAGATACTtgataataaattaaatatgtcGGGCAAAATCACATCCAACATGCTATATTGCAGATTACTTTGGTAATgacaactgcattttttttttttgtacagataGCAGACATCTACTCAGTGCAGGAGAGGACAACTGTTTTAAAGTAATAGATGTTCAGACTGGAATGCTTATTTCTTCTGTAACAGCTGATGAGCCACAGAGGTAATGTTGAGAAAATAAGGAGTGTGAAGTTGCATGGCCCAGCTTAGTTCTGGAAATGGCTTGATGGTTGGCCACAGCAGTTTCATGAAATCTCTTTTTAGAGAATGGGAAGGGCAGTAATGCTAAAGACTTCCAAGAAGTATGTCACTTAAGTCAATGGATCAAAGTGCAAAAGCTAACATACTAGAATGTTTTGCACTATGGTCAAGGTTTCCAAGTGTGGATCCAAACAATTATCTAAGCaaataacttgttttttcagactttaacttccacaaaaaaaaatatgagagcTAAAGTTAACAAGCTCTAAGCTATGAAATTTCTAATGAGGAGACAGTTCTTACTTGAATCATCTCTGGTAATAATCTTTATTTAGCAatgcttcctttttgtttgGATAAACTAAGAAAAGGTTGGCTGTTATAATTAAACAGCAATCAACACTTTTTGTATCTTAATACATGCAGTCCTATATAGTTCAGCAGGTAAGCTCCTAGAATGGTTACTCAGTTACTGGAGGAAAAATAGAGCAGCCATACATGGATTCCTGCTACTTTGCACATCTTGCTG
It encodes the following:
- the NSMAF gene encoding protein FAN isoform X2: MLQWQRGHISNYQYLLHLNNLADRSCNDLSQYPVFPWIIADYSSSVLDLTKPETFRDLSKPIGALNKERLDRLLTRYGEMPDPKFMYGSHYSSPGYVLFYLVRVAPEYMLCLQNGKFDHADRMFNSLAETWKNCLDGATDFKELIPEFYENDSSFLVNSLKLDLGKRQGGKTVEDVELPPWASGPDDFLQKSREALESQYVSEHLHEWIDIIFGYKQKGSEAIAAHNVFHPLTYEGGVDLDSIMDPNEKVALLTQILEFGQTPKQLFTIPHPQRILPKLFKSLSGASSHNVSIVESPVSANEESFEDLTEESITLAWNNIAKLKLHEQYKIHKEAITGIAVTCNGSSVFTTSQDSTLKMFSRESKTLQRSVSFSNMALSSCLILPGDTTVICSSWDNHIYFYSVAFGRQQDILMGHDDAVSKVCWRDERLYSASWDSTVKVWHCVPGETLSNKKHHFELFAELEHDVSVNTIDLNAANTILASGTKEGTISIWDVTTATVLHQLPCHSGTVFDAAFSPDSRHLLSAGEDNCFKVIDVQTGMLISSVTADEPQRCFKWDGNTILSGSQSGELLIWDLLGGKVIERIKGHTGAVMSMWMSEQCNSVITGGEDRQIMFWKLQY
- the NSMAF gene encoding protein FAN isoform X1, producing the protein MAFVRKRRLERERCSRERFSLLLLNLEEYYFEHHTANHIVNKGCRDERKIRGSLKICSKSIIFEPDEKIQPIIKIPLRDCISIKAPEDNEANNPFTWDVSGGISVVCNQVFLIKERNIIGPYKTVRGRTEYLFQLDVAGKLGDVVQTLHQLYRASCLDKMGDQAAMITAILQSRLARTSFDKNRFQSISETLHMECKAEMVTPLVTNPGHVCVTDANLYFQPLNGYPKPVVQITLQNVRRIYKRRHGLMPLGLEVFCTENDLCSDIYLKFYNYQDRDELYFLIATYIENHVTEHTAESYMLQWQRGHISNYQYLLHLNNLADRSCNDLSQYPVFPWIIADYSSSVLDLTKPETFRDLSKPIGALNKERLDRLLTRYGEMPDPKFMYGSHYSSPGYVLFYLVRVAPEYMLCLQNGKFDHADRMFNSLAETWKNCLDGATDFKELIPEFYENDSSFLVNSLKLDLGKRQGGKTVEDVELPPWASGPDDFLQKSREALESQYVSEHLHEWIDIIFGYKQKGSEAIAAHNVFHPLTYEGGVDLDSIMDPNEKVALLTQILEFGQTPKQLFTIPHPQRILPKLFKSLSGASSHNVSIVESPVSANEESFEDLTEESITLAWNNIAKLKLHEQYKIHKEAITGIAVTCNGSSVFTTSQDSTLKMFSRESKTLQRSVSFSNMALSSCLILPGDTTVICSSWDNHIYFYSVAFGRQQDILMGHDDAVSKVCWRDERLYSASWDSTVKVWHCVPGETLSNKKHHFELFAELEHDVSVNTIDLNAANTILASGTKEGTISIWDVTTATVLHQLPCHSGTVFDAAFSPDSRHLLSAGEDNCFKVIDVQTGMLISSVTADEPQRCFKWDGNTILSGSQSGELLIWDLLGGKVIERIKGHTGAVMSMWMSEQCNSVITGGEDRQIMFWKLQY
- the NSMAF gene encoding protein FAN isoform X3, which translates into the protein MSILCIKFTSWNLFRIWLHYNNTSRELIPEFYENDSSFLVNSLKLDLGKRQGGKTVEDVELPPWASGPDDFLQKSREALESQYVSEHLHEWIDIIFGYKQKGSEAIAAHNVFHPLTYEGGVDLDSIMDPNEKVALLTQILEFGQTPKQLFTIPHPQRILPKLFKSLSGASSHNVSIVESPVSANEESFEDLTEESITLAWNNIAKLKLHEQYKIHKEAITGIAVTCNGSSVFTTSQDSTLKMFSRESKTLQRSVSFSNMALSSCLILPGDTTVICSSWDNHIYFYSVAFGRQQDILMGHDDAVSKVCWRDERLYSASWDSTVKVWHCVPGETLSNKKHHFELFAELEHDVSVNTIDLNAANTILASGTKEGTISIWDVTTATVLHQLPCHSGTVFDAAFSPDSRHLLSAGEDNCFKVIDVQTGMLISSVTADEPQRCFKWDGNTILSGSQSGELLIWDLLGGKVIERIKGHTGAVMSMWMSEQCNSVITGGEDRQIMFWKLQY